A single genomic interval of Electrophorus electricus isolate fEleEle1 chromosome 4, fEleEle1.pri, whole genome shotgun sequence harbors:
- the zgc:158868 gene encoding LOW QUALITY PROTEIN: C-factor (The sequence of the model RefSeq protein was modified relative to this genomic sequence to represent the inferred CDS: substituted 1 base at 1 genomic stop codon): MSKAAVINISTMFSSIEWCPKMFTLTPTCAYRTSKVSSLFNHSIKMFICSRAALNMLTRHWAENFTKDXILVMAVHRGWFLTDLGGERAPLVLRMVSSLMEKHSGTLLDWEGNNILW, from the exons ATGTCGAAAG CTGCAGTCATCAACATCTCCACGATGTTCTCCTCCATTGAGTGGTGCCCCAAGATGTTCACCTTGACACCGACGTGCGCCTACAGAACCAGCAAAGTGAGCTCTCTATTTAATCATTCCATCA AGATGTTCATCTGTTCTCGGGCTGCCCTGAACATGCTGACAAGACACTGGGCTGAGAACTTTACAAAAGACTGAATTCTTGTCATGGCGGTACACCGTGGCTGGTTCTTAACTGACCTGGGTGGTGAACGT GCGCCCCTTGTGCTCAGGATGGTCTCTTCCCTAATGGAGAAACACAGTGGAACCCTGCTGGACTGGGAAGGCAACAATATCCTGTGGTGA